From a region of the Lactuca sativa cultivar Salinas chromosome 4, Lsat_Salinas_v11, whole genome shotgun sequence genome:
- the LOC111877128 gene encoding molybdate transporter 2, with amino-acid sequence MDEESPTTTVPLLGHRRQWWRQIPSNASSSLRLHKTTIWSELGGSVGDLGTYIPIVLALTLVSNLDLGTTLIFTALYNIATGLLFGIPMPVQPMKSIAAVAISEAPLLTLSQIAAAGIGTASVLLFLGATGLMSFLYRFIPLPVVRGVQLSQGLSFAFTAIKYVRYNQDFAANKQGDARSWLGLDGLILALSAIIFLIITTGSGETYENPESVSGKRRVRRRLQILSSIPAALIVFLIGIILCFVIDPTIFKDLQLGPSKFHVLKITWDDMKTGFLRGAVPQIPLSVLNSVIAVCKLSNDLFPEHEASVTAVSVSVGLMNLVGCWFGAMPVCHGAGGLAGQYRFGGRTGASVVLLGVGKLILGLLFGNSFVRILNQFPVGILGALLLFAGVELAMASKDMNTKEESFVMLVCAAVSLTGSSAALGFVCGIVLFVLLKLREVDCGGVDDVDE; translated from the coding sequence ATGGATGAAGAATCGCCAACTACCACCGTCCCACTCCTCGGTCACCGCCGTCAATGGTGGCGCCAAATCCCATCCAACGCTTCTTCCTCCCTCCGCCTCCACAAAACCACCATATGGTCAGAACTCGGCGGCTCAGTAGGCGACCTTGGCACCTACATCCCGATTGTGTTAGCACTCACTCTCGTTTCCAACCTCGATCTCGGCACCACTCTCATCTTCACCGCCTTATACAACATCGCCACCGGTCTTCTATTCGGCATCCCGATGCCCGTCCAACCCATGAAATCCATCGCCGCCGTCGCCATCTCCGAAGCCCCACTTCTAACTCTCTCCCAAATCGCCGCCGCCGGAATCGGCACCGCCTCTGTTCTCCTCTTCCTCGGTGCCACAGGTCTCATGTCGTTCCTTTACCGATTCATCCCTCTTCCGGTGGTCCGTGGCGTTCAGCTCTCTCAAGGCCTCTCCTTCGCCTTCACCGCCATCAAATACGTTCGGTATAACCAGGACTTCGCCGCGAACAAACAGGGCGACGCCCGATCATGGCTCGGCCTCGACGGACTTATACTAGCACTTTCTGCGATTATCTTTCTAATCATTACCACCGGCTCAGGCGAAACCTATGAAAACCCCGAATCTGTTTCCGGGAAACGTCGTGTCCGCCGGAGGCTACAGATTCTTTCATCCATCCCTGCTGCCCTGATCGTGTTTCTGATCGGAATAATATTATGTTTCGTTATAGACCCTACAATTTTCAAGGATTTACAGTTAggtccgtcgaagtttcacgTCTTGAAAATCACCTGGGACGACATGAAAACTGGATTTCTCCGGGGAGCGGTGCCTCAAATCCCACTCTCCGTTTTAAACTCCGTGATTGCAGTCTGTAAATTGTCGAATGATTTGTTCCCGGAGCATGAAGCATCGGTGACAGCTGTATCAGTGAGTGTGGGATTAATGAATCTGGTAGGGTGTTGGTTCGGAGCGATGCCGGTGTGTCATGGGGCAGGTGGGTTAGCCGGTCAGTACCGGTTCGGTGGCCGGACCGGAGCTTCGGTGGTGCTTTTGGGAGTAGGGAAATTGATCTTGGGATTGTTGTTTGGGAACTCGTTTGTGAGGATTTTGAATCAGTTTCCGGTGGGGATTTTGGGGGCGTTGCTTTTGTTTGCCGGAGTAGAATTGGCAATGGCGTCGAAGGATATGAATACGAAAGAAGAGTCGTTTGTGATGCTGGTGTGTGCGGCTGTATCTTTGACGGGATCGAGTGCTGCGTTAGGATTTGTGTGTGGGATTGTGTTATTTGTGTTGTTGAAATTGAGGGAGGTTGATTGTGGTGGCGTTGACGATGTTGATGAATGA
- the LOC111877147 gene encoding putative lipase ROG1 yields the protein MSSPGSNQPTNDTPLLHIDSVTLHTAVTIAISAIMVYISASNASKNGNGVDNSNLCNNQGNQQVPTRSRRNSTLATLDGIDVMGSRLAHEVISVIERNPKVEKISFIGHSLGGLISRYAIAKLYTQNQTYQDRSGKIAGVEAINFITIATPHLDSRGHRQVPMFCGVRGLEKVGYHSSVVVRRTGRHLYLKDNDNG from the exons atgtcttcaCCTGGAAGTAATCAACCAACCAACGACACACCACTTCTGCATATAGACTCAGTTACTCTTCACACTGCAGTCACAATTGCCATATCAGCCATCATGGTTTATATCAGTGCAAGTAATGCTAGTAAAAATGGGAATGGTGTCGACAATTCAAATCTATGCAACAATCAAGGAAACCAACAAGTGCCAACCC GCAGCAGACGTAACTCTACACTAGCAACACTTGATGGAATTGATGTGATGGGAAGCAGATTAGCACATGAG GTGATATCTGTGATAGAACGCAATCCTAAAGTTGAAAAGATATCATTTATAGGTCACTCACTTGGTGGCCTGATATCAAGATATGCTATTGCTAAGCTCTACACACAGAATCAAACATACCAAGACAGATCTGGAAAAATTGCTGGAGTTGAGGCTATTAACTTTATTACAATTGCGACTCCACACCTTGACTCAAGAGGACACAGACAG GTCCCAATGTTTTGTGGAGTCAGAGGCCTTGAGAAAGTAGGGTACCACAGTTCAGTGGTGGTTAGAAGAACAGGAAGACATCTGTATTTGAAAGACAATGATAATGGATAG